CCCAGGACTTTTATACGCTATGAGAGAGGAGTATGATCTAAGTGAAGACGAGATCTTAAGAAGCTTAGCTGTAGCTGGTCTTATTGGAAACTTGATCAAAGAGAATGCTACAATATCAGGTGCTGAAGGTGGTTGTCAAGCTGAGATAGGTTCTGCTTGTTCAATGGCTGCTGCTATGGCTTGTTTCCTTTTAGGTGGATCTCTTGCTCAGATAGAATATGCTGCAGAGATGGCTTTAGAACATCATCTTGGATTGACTTGTGACCCTGTAGGTGGATATGTTCAAGTGCCTTGTATAGAGAGAAATGCTGCTGCTTCTGCTAGAGCTTTAGACGCTGCTGCTTACAGCCTATATACTGATGGAAAACATAAGGTTACATTTGATCAAGTTGTTAGAACTATGGGAGAAACAGGTAAGGATTTAAAACAGGAATACAGAGAAACTTCATTGGGTGGTTTAGCTAAATTTACATTTAATGCTGAATGTTAAAAAGGAGATTACAAAATAATGAAACTGATTGTTGGACTTGGAAATCCAGGGAATAAATATGAAAAAACAAGACATAATATAGGATTTGAAGTAATTAATCAACTTCAAAAAGAACTTGGAATAACAAATGAAAGGGAGAAATTTCAAGGACTTTTAAGTGAAAAGATAGTTGATGGTGAGAAAATACTATTTTTAAAACCACAAACTTTTATGAATTTAAGTGGAAATTCTATCATAGAAGTTGTTAATTTTTATAAAATAGATCCAAAAAAAGAGTTAATTGTTATCTATGATGATATGGATCTTCCTGTTGGAAAATTGAGAGTAAAAGAGAAGGGAAGTTCTGGTGGGCACAACGGTATAAAGTCGATTATATCACATCTTGGAGATCAATTTTTACGTATAAAATGTGGTATAGGTAGAGGAAAGGACAATACTATTGATTTTGTACTAGGACAGTTTGATAAAAGTGAACAAAAAGAGGTAACATTAATGATTGAGACAGCTGCTAAATGTGCCATAGACATAGCTTTAGATCTGGATTTAGGAAAAATAATGCAAAAATATAACAAAAAGTGATTAAAAAAATATCGAAAATATGTTGTTAAATAGTAATAAATATGATAAACTTAGTTTAGTAGTAATTAACTTTAAAGTTGAAAGGAGATTTTGTATGAAATTTTTTGGTTTCAGAGGAGGAGTGCATCCACCTGAAAATAAAATTCAAACAGAAAATATGGCTGTTGAAGAACTGAAAGCACCAAAAATGTTGTATATCGCATTATTACAACATATCGGATCACCACTAGATCCAACTGTAGCTATTGGAGACAAGGTTTTAAAGGGACAAAAAATAGCTGATTCTCAAGCTTTTATGTCATCACCTATTCACTCTCCAGTAAGTGGAACAATCAAGAAGATAGAAGAACACGTTTTTCCTTTAATGGGAAGAATTAAAACTATCATTATTGAAAATGATGAACAAGAGACTTGGGCAGAGCTACCTAAAATCGAAAACTGGGAAGCTGCTGACAAAAAAGATCTACTTGCTATGATTAGAGAGAAAGGTATCGTTGGTATTGGAGGAGCTAGTTTCCCTACTCATATCAAACTTAATCCACCAGCTGATGCTAAAATTGATACTCTATTACTTAACGGAGCTGAGTGTGAGCCTTATCTAAACTCAGATAACAGACTTATGCTTGAGCACCCAGAAAAGATAATAAACGGTATCCAAATTATAAAGAAAATTCTTGGAATAAACAATGCCATAGTAGGTATTGAAGAGAATAAACCTGAAGCTATTGCTTCTATGAAAAAAGCTGCTGAAGGAACTGGAATTCAGATAGCACCTTTAAAAACAAAATACCCTCAAGGAGGAGAAAAACAACTTATTAAAGCTGTTCTAGATAGACAGGTTCCATCTGGAAAACTTCCATCTGCTGTTGGAGTTGTAGTTCAAAATACTGGTACTGCTGCTGCTATATATGATGGTATCGTTAATGGTATCCCATTAATAGAGAAAGTTGTTACTGTTTCAGGAAAAGCTATTGCTACACCTAAAAACGTTAAAATAGCTATTGGAACACCATTCTCTTATCTATTGGATTATTGTGGAGTAAATAGAGAGATAGTTGATAAGCTTGTAATGGGAGGACCTATGATGGGAATGGCTCAATTCTCTGAAGATGCCCCTGTTATAAAAGGAACTTCTGGACTATTAGCTCTTACTAGAGAGGAAACAAATCCTTACAAACCTAAATCTTGTATTGGGTGTGGAAAGTGTGTAGAAGCTTGTCCTATGGGATTAGAGCCTCTTATGTTTGCAAGACTTGCTGCTTTTGAGCAATGGGAACAACTTGGACAATTCAGCTTAATGGATTGTATTGAGTGTGGATCTTGTGCATACATCTGTCCAGCTAATAGACCACTAACTGAAGCTATTAAAATAGGAAAATCTAAATTAAGAGCAATGAAAAAATAGAAATAATTATAACTAAATTGTTATTAAGTTACAGGAGGGTAAAGTGACTAATATTTTAAAGATGGGGCCATCGCCTCATATAAGAACATCAGAAACAGTTGAAAAAGTAATGTATGATGTAATTATATCATTAATACCAGCGTTTCTATTTGCTGTTTATGTATTTGGTATAAGAGCATTTATAGTAACTGCTGTATCTATACTTACTTGTATGGTTACAGAGTATTTATGTCAAAAAGTAATGGGACAAGAGCCATCTATATTTGATGGAAGTGCTATTATTACAGGTATATTATTTGCTTTTGTAATTCCAGTTATTATGCCACTACAATATGTAGTTGTTGGTTGTGTGGTATCAATTGGTTTAGGTAAAATGGTATTTGGAGGGCTTGGACACAATGTATTCAACCCTGCTTTAGTAGGAAGAGCTTTCGTTCAAGCATCTTGGCCAGTAGCTATCACTACATTTGCTTATGATGGAAAAGCTGGAGCTACAGTACTTGATGCTATGAAGAGAGGTATTAACCTAGATTCTGTTCTATTAGAAGGTGGAAACCAATATTTACAAGCTTTCATTGGAAGAATGGGTGGATGTTTAGGAGAGACTTCAGCACTTGCATTATTAATAGGTGGAATATACCTAATCTATAAAAAGCAAATTGATTGGAAAGTTCCTGCAATTATAATTGGAACTGTATTCGTTTTAACTTGGGCTATGGGTGGAGATCCTGTAATGCATATACTATCTGGAGGACTTTTCTTAGGAGCTTTCTATATGGCTACTGATATGGTTACAAGTCCTTACACTAACAAAGGTAAGATAATCTATGCTTTACTATTAGGACTTCTAATCTCTACTATAAGAATGAAAGGTGGATATCCTGAGGGAGTTGCATACTCTATCTTAATTATGAATGGAGTTGTACCTCTAATCAATAGATATACTAAACCTAAAAAATTTGGTGAGGTGAAAGCTAATGAAAAATAGATTTGTACATTATGGACTAGTTCTATTAGTTATAGCTGCAGTCTCAGCAGGAATCTTAGGATTAGTTAATGATTTTACTAAAGTTGTTATTGCTCAAAACAATGAAAAAGCACAAAATGAAGCTAAAAAACAAGTTTTAACTTCAGCTAATGAGTTTAAAGTTGCTGAGGCAATTGATGTTGAAGATCTATCTTTTGTTCCTGGATATGATGCTAATGGAAACAAAGTTGGATATGTTGTAACAGTTGCTCAACCTGGATATGCAGGAAATATCACATTTACTCTTGGAATTAACTTAGATGGTACAATTGCTGGAGTAAGAGTTATTAACCAAGCTGAAACTCCAGGACTAGGAGCTAAAATAGCTGGAATAGAGTGGCAAGATCACTGGATTGGAAAAAATTCTTCTTATGAATTTAATAAATCTGTTGACGCCTTTGCTGGAGCTACAATATCTCCTAACGCTGTTTATACAGGACTTATGAGAGCTTTAAAAGCTTATGAAACTGGGGTGAGTAAATAATGAAAAATAATTATGGAAAAATAATATTATCAGGAATTTTTAAAGAAAACCCTATATTTGTACTATTTTTAGGACTATGTCCAACACTTGGAGTTACAAGTTCAGCAATGAATGGTCTATCTATGGGATTAGCTGTTATTGCAGTTCTTGCTTGTTCTAACTTAATTATTTCTGCTCTTAAGAGCGTAATTCCTTCACAAGTTAGAATACCAGCATATATTATGATTATTGCTTCTCTAGTTACTATAGTACAAATGGTTATGGAAGCATATACTCCTGATTTATATAAGGTACTAGGACTATTTATTCCTCTTATCGTTGTTAACTGTATTGTACTTGGAAGAGCTGAAAGTTTTGCATCTAAAAATGGAGTATTCGCATCTTTCTTAGATGGTATTGGATCAGGACTTGGATTTACTCTTGCATTAACAGTTTTAGGAATGATTAGAGAGGTTTTAGGAAACGGAACTATATTCGGATTAAGAGTTACACCTGAATCATATTCACCAGCTCTTATATTCATACTAGCTCCTGGAGCATTTATTACAATTGCTTTCATCAAAGCTTTCCTTAACTATCTTGATATGAAAAAGAGTAAGGAGGGATAATCGTGAGTTTTGGTAGTTTATTTAGTATCATTATTGGTTCAATTTTTATAAATAACGTTATTTTTGCTAAGTTCTTAGGATGTTGTCCATTTATGGGAGTTTCTAAGAAAGTTGATGCCTCTTTAGGAATGGGAATGGCTGTTACATTCGTTATAACTATTGCATCTGCAGTAACTTGGCTTGTTTATCATTTTATATTAGCTCCTTTTGGATTGGAATATCTACAAACTATTGCTTTTATTCTAATAATTGCAGCATTAGTTCAATTCGTTGAGATGGCTATTGCTAAAACATCACCATCACTTTATAAAGCGTTGGGAGTTTTCCTACCTCTTATAACTACAAACTGTGCTGTACTAGGGGTTGCAATCATCAATATTCAATCTGAATACAACTTTATTGAAACTCTTGTAAATGGTTTCGCAGTTGCAGTAGGATTCTCACTTGCATTGGTTCTACTTGCTGGTATAAGAGAAAGAATAGAGTATTCTGCTATCCCAGCACCATTTAAAGGAATTCCAATTGCCTTCATCTGTGCAGGTTTACTTGCTATGGCATTTATGGGATTCAGTGGTATGAAAATTTAATAATTATTGGAGGTAAATATGGAAGCGATATTAATACCAGCAATTGTGCTGGGGTTAACAGGACTTGCAATGGGACTTTTCCTAGCTTTTGCTTCAATTAAATTCGAAGTTCAAGTAGATCCTAAAATAGAAGCGATTAGTGGAATTCTTCCTGGAGCAAACTGTGGAGGATGTGGATATCCAGGATGTTCTGGATATGCAGCTGCAATAGTTGAAGAGGGAGCACCTATGTCATTATGTGCACCTGGTGGAGCTGCTGTAGCGGCAAAAATTGGAGAGATTATGGGAGCATCTGTAGATGTTTCTGGTGAAAAAGTTGTAGCTAGAGTTTTATGTCAAGGTGACAACACTAAGACTTCTAAAATATATGATTTTGATGGAGAACTTCAAACTTGTGCTGCTATGATGCTTTATGCTGGTGGAGACAAGTCTTGTGTTTACTCATGTTTAGGTCATGGAGATTGTGAAAAAGTTTGTCCTGTTGGAGCTATTAAAGTTAATGCTAATGGAATAGCTGAAGTTGATGAGGATAAATGTATCTCTTGTGGACTTTGTCAAAAAGCTTGTCCTAAGAAGGTAATAGCTATGTTACCACAAAGTAAAAAAGTTACTGTTACTTGTTCTTCTAAAGAAAAAGGTGTTAACGCTAAAAAAGCTTGTTCTGTAGCTTGTATCGGTTGTGGAATATGTGCTAAGAACTGTCCTGTTGGAGCTATCACAGTTGAAAACAACCTTGCTAAGATAGATCCAGCTAAATGTATCTCTTGTGGAATATGTGCTACTAAGTGTCCTACTAAGGCTATTGTAAGCGATATTAAAGAGATTAAAAAAGCTGAAATTATAGAAGACAACTGTAAAGGATGTACAGCTTGTGCTAGAAAGTGTCCTGTTGGAGCTATCGAAGGAGCTGTAAAAGAGAAACACCACGTAATAACTGATAAATGTGTTGGTTGTGGAATCTGTTTTGATACTTGTAAGTTCAAAGCTATAAAAATGAATGTTGTTGATACATTAAAATAAGTTGATTAAGTAATTATAAAAGGTGCTCTATTTAGGGCACCTTTTGTAATTTTATTCATCTAATTCTATACAAGCTTTTTGATACTCCAATTGACTCTCTTGAAATCCCTTTTCTCTGTATGGAAATCTCTTTTCAAACTCTTCTATCTCTTCTGGAGTTGCTTCTAAGTCTTTTGAAAACAATACATATCCCGATATCTCTTTTAAAGCTTCAGCATACAAAGGAAGCACTAAAAGCCCCTTATAAAATTTCATATCTGGCATAGATATGTTATAATTTTTTCCTCCTAAAAAACCATAACTCTTATAGTAGTATGGATAACCTAAAGTCAATATTCCCTTATATCCTTGCTCCTTTGCCTTCTCAATAGTATATTCTATCAATTTTTTTCCTAGTCCTTGGTTTTGAAATTTTTTAGAGATAAATACAGGTCCAAAAGATATTGTTTGATGCCTATTTTCTTCAGAATCTACAACTGTTGATAAAGTATAGAAAATTCCACCTTCCACTTGACCATCAACCTCTATTATATAAGTTAAATCCTTTATAAGATCTGAACTCTTATGTAATTTATTAATGATCGTAGGAATATCTGTTCCTGGAAAATATAGATCCCAAAAAGCATCTCTTGCTATCTCTATAACTCTTTCATAATCTCTTTCTTCTTCTTTTCTTATAATTGTATCCATTATCTTCCTTCATAATATTCTTCTCTAATTAATGAGTATTATACCATAATTTAAAAATTCTATAAACAGAACAATTATTTTTAAATTACGTTACTTTTTCTAACTCGTTATTTCACATGATTGTATATAGAATTTAACGTTTTATTAACGAACGTTAAATATTTTTTTAAATTGTTTTTTTATTAAATATATATTGACATTAATATCAAAAAGTATTATACTATTATTGTTCTTAATTACAAACTTGTTCTTAATTACGAAAAAAGGGGAGGCAAATATGAAAAAAATATTAATTTTAGGAAGTTTAATTCTTATGGGAATGTTTACTGGATGTTCTGATGATAAAAAGGAGGAAAAAAGTGAAACTGCAAAAGTTAAAACACAAGTTTTAAAAGTTGCTTTTAACCAGTCTGAAAAACATCCTCAATACAAGGCTTTAGAAGAATTCAGTAAAGAGTTAGAGGCTCAAACAAATGGTGCTTATAAATTAGAAATATCACCTAATGAATTATTAGGAGATCAAAGAGCTACTGCTGAACTTGTACAAAATGGAGTTATTCAAATGTCTGTTGTTGGTAACCCTGTAGTTGAAAGTTTTAATAAAGACTTTGCTGTAATTGGTTTACCATATCTTTATGATAGCTTAGAGCATCAGAAAAAAGTATTTCTATCTGATGTTTTAGATCCATTATTTAAATCAACTACTTCAAGTGGATTTGAAGTTATAGGAGCTTTCACTGCTGGTGCTAGATGTCTATATACTAATAAACCTATGACTCAACCTTCTGATCTTAAAGGATATAAATTTAGAGTTATGCAATCTGATACTATGAAAAAAATGGTTGATTATATGGGTGGAGTAGGAACACCTATGGGACAAGGAGAAGTTTATACTGCTGTTCAACAAGGAGTTATTGAAGGTGGAGAAAACAATGAAGTTACTTATGTTGATTTAAAACACTATGAAATTGCGCCATATTTTTCATATACTAACCACTTAATGGTTCCAGATTTAATTATTGTTAACGAAAAATTCTATAATGGAATGACTCCTGAAAATAAAAAAATATTTGATGATTTGATGAAAAAAACTATAGAAAAAGAGTTTGAAGTATGGAGTGAAAATGTTGAAACTGCTAAAAAAATAGCTATTGATAATGGAGCTCAATTTATAGAAGTTGATATTAAACCTTTCCAAGAAAGAGTTAAACCTTTACAAGATGAAGTTGCAAATATTTCTGATATGACTAAAAAAATCTATACTGATGTTAGAGCTTTAGCAAATTAAATAATTTAAGGAGAAAATAATGGAGTGTATAAAAAATATACTTGATAAAATAATTGAAATTTTCTGTATTGTTATTTTAGGAGTAATGACACTTTTGGTTACTTGGCAAGTTATAACTAGATATTTTTTCAATAATCCTAGTGTTGTTACAGAACAAACTTCTCAATATCTTTTTGTTTGGCTTGTTATGTATGGATCTGCCTATGTTTTTGGAAAAAGAGAACATATGCAAATTTCATTTGTTAGAGATTTATCTCCTAAAAATTTGAGAAAATTCATTGATATTTTTCAAGAAATTATTATAACTATATTCGTAATAGGTGTTATGGTTTATGGTGGATATTTTACCACTCTTAAACAGATGGGACAAACAGATGCTGCACTACAAATTCCTATGGGAGTAGTGTATTCAGCTGTTCCTATTAGTGGTGTTATCATTATATTTTATGCTATTTATAATATTAAAACTCTAATTAGAAAAAAATATTAGAGGTTCAAAAGGAGAGATTTATGGATTTGGCAGTACAAGTTGGCTTAATAATTTTTGTTACTTTGATAATTTGTTTAACATTGGGAGTCCCTATCAGTATTAGTATTGGACTTTCTTCAACTTTGGCAATGTTAGTTGTATTACCATTTGATGGAGCTATGATTACTTCTGCCCAAAGAGTTTTTATTGGAACAAATTCTTTTTCTCTTTTAGCTATACCATTTTTTATACTAGCTGGAAATATTATGAATACTGGTGGAATTGCTATTAGATTAATTAATTGTGCAAAATTATTGGGTAGTAAATTTTACGGTCCATTAGCTCAAGCAAATGTAGTAGCTAATATGTTATTTGGAGCTATTAGTGGTTCTGGAGTTGCTGCTGCTGCTGCTGTTGGTGGAACTATTGGTCCTATTCAAGAAAAAGAAGGCTATGATAAAAAATACAGTGCTGCTGTAAATATTTGTTCTGCTCCTACAGGAATGTTGATTCCTCCTAGTAATACTTTGATTGTTTATTCAACTGTTGCTGGTAGTGTATCAGTTTCAGCTCTTTTTATAGCAGGTTATTTACCTGGTATTTTATGGGGAATTGGAATAATGATTGTAGCAGCTCTCATGGCTAGAAAATTAAAATATAAATCAGAAACTAAAAATAATTTTCAAACTATTTTAAAAGTTGTTTTTGATGCTATTCCTAGTTTACTACTTATTATTATAGTTATTGGTGGTATTTTAAAAGGAATATTTACTGCAACTGAGGGATCTGCTATAGCAGTTGTCTACTCTTTGATACTATCTTTTATATATAGAGAGATGAAGGTTAGTGATTTACCTAAAATATTTTTAAATTCTGCTCAAATGACAGCAATAGTTATCTTTATGATTGGGGTTTCTTCTATTATGTCTTGGGCTATGGCTTTTGCTCATATTCCACAAAAAATAGCTGAAATTTTACTTGGAATAACTGATAACAAAATTATAATACTTATCATTATGAATATTTTACTTTTAATAATAGGTACATTTATGGATCCTACTCCTGCAGTATTAATTTTTACACCAATATTTTTACCAATAGTTCAAAGCTTTGGAATGACACCAGTTCATTTTGGAATTATGTTAGTTTTCAACTTATGTATTGGAACTATAACTCCACCAGTTGGACCTATATTGTTTACTGGTTGTAAAGTAGGAAATGTTACTATTGAAGAAGTTTTTAAATGGTTATTACCTTTTTATATAATAACAATTATTATCTTATTCATTGTTACATTTGTACCTGCATTTTCATTATTTTTACCTCAATTATTTGGTTTGATAAAATAATTCTAATATAAAAAAAGAGAGAGATTCTTTTCTCTCTCTTTTTATTTAACTGTTTTTATATTTTATAAGAGAATTTTTTTGATGATTTTTAGATAATAAATAAACATAAAATATTATATAGTACAATTTTATAAATTTTCTTTTATAATTTCTACAAGTTTTTCACTTGTTAAATTATAGTATTTTAATAATTCAGTTGCTTTACCACTTTGACCAAATTTATCATATATTCCTAATTTTTTTATTTTTGTAGGATGTATTTCTGATAAATATTCAGATACTGCTGATCCTAATCCTCCTATTATGGAATGTTCTTCTGCTGTAACTATAAATTTAGTCTCTTTAGCTGCTTTTAATATTGTTTTTTCATCCAATGGTTTTATTGTTCCCATATTAATTACTCTTACAGATACTCCTTCTTTCTCTAAGATATCTGCTGCTTTTAGAGCTTCTATTGTCATCAATCCTGTAGCCACTATTGTAACATCATTACCTTTTTTTAAAATATTAGCTTTACCTATTTCAAAATTATAAGTAGCTTCATCAAATATTGTTTCTACATCTAGTCTTCCCATTCTAATATACACTGGACCATCATACTTAGCTGCTTCAAATATCATTTTTTTGGTTTCTACTGCATCTGCTGGTGATAAAACTACCATTCCAGGGATAGATCTCATAAGTGCTATATCTTCTACTGACTGATGAGAACCACCATCTTCTCCTACTGTAATCCCAGCATGAGTAGGAGCTATTTTAACATTTAATTTTGGATAGGCTATAGAATTTCTTATCTGTTCAAATCCTCTTCCTGCTGCAAACATTGCAAATGTAGATGCAAATACTATTTTTCCACAACTAGCTAACCCTGCAGCTGTTCCCATCAAATCTGCTTCTGCTATTCCAAGATTAAAATGTCTTTCAGGGAATCTCTCTTTAAATAAATTTGTTTTTGTTGATTTTGTTAAATCAGCATCCAATACTATAACATCTTTATTTATAGTTCCTAATTCTACTAAAGCTTCCCCATAAGCTTGTCTTGTTGCCTTTTTACTCATATTTTTCCTCCAATTGATGCTTAATCTAATAATTCAGCTATAGCTCTATTTTTTTCTTCTAGTGTTGGTGCTGTTCCATGAAATCCACACACATTCTCCATAAAAGAAACTCCCTTTCCTTTCACTGTTTTTGCCACTATAACAGTAGGTTTTTCTTTTTCTTTTTTAGCTTTTTCTAATGCATCAAAAATTTGTTGAAAATTATGTCCATCTATTTGTAAAACATTCCATCCAAATGCTTTCCACTTATCCACTATTGGTTCTATTCCCATTACTTTATCTACTTCACCATCTATTTGCAAATTATTAAGATCAATAAAAGCACATAAATTATTAAGTTTATAATGAGCAGAAGTCATAGCAGCCTCCCATATTTGTCCCTCTTGTTGCTCTCCATCTCCCATTATTATATAAACTCTATAATCTTTATTTGATACTTTCCCAGCTAATGCCATTCCATTAGCTACTGATAATCCTTGTCCCAAAGAACCTGTGGACATATCTATTCCTGGAACTTTTTTCATATCTGGATGTCCCTGTAAAATGGAACCATATTGTCTTAAAGTTTTTAACAATTTCTCGTCAAAATAACCTCTATTTGCTAATATTGAATATAAGGCAGGTGCTGCATGTCCTTTAGAAAGTACAAATCTATCTCTATTTTCATCCTTAGGTTTTTCAGGATTTATATTTAGTTCAGAAAAATATAGTGTAGTTAAAATATCTACACATGATAGTGAACCACCTGGATGTCCTGAATTTGCTTCAAATATCATCTCTATTATATCTCGTCTTACTTTTCTAGCTATTTTTTCTAATTTTTTTATATTTTTTTCCATATTTTTACCTCAACTTTATTTTTTACTTAACTGCATTTTCCCAATCTTTCAAAAACTTTTCAATTCCTCTATCTGTCAATTCATGTTTTGTCATAGCAATTAAAGTATTATATGGAATAGTTGCTATATGTGCTCCTGCCTTTGCAGCTTCTTTTACATGCCATGGATTTCTCACACTAGCTGCTATTATCTCCGTTTTTATACCATGTTTATCAAAAATTGTTGAAATATCTGAGATTAACTCTTCACTACTAATTCCTATATCATCTAATCTCCCTAAAAATGGGCTCACATATGTTGCTCCTGCTCTTGCAGCTAATAAAGCTT
This portion of the Fusobacterium sp. SYSU M8D902 genome encodes:
- a CDS encoding transketolase family protein, with translation MSKKATRQAYGEALVELGTINKDVIVLDADLTKSTKTNLFKERFPERHFNLGIAEADLMGTAAGLASCGKIVFASTFAMFAAGRGFEQIRNSIAYPKLNVKIAPTHAGITVGEDGGSHQSVEDIALMRSIPGMVVLSPADAVETKKMIFEAAKYDGPVYIRMGRLDVETIFDEATYNFEIGKANILKKGNDVTIVATGLMTIEALKAADILEKEGVSVRVINMGTIKPLDEKTILKAAKETKFIVTAEEHSIIGGLGSAVSEYLSEIHPTKIKKLGIYDKFGQSGKATELLKYYNLTSEKLVEIIKENL
- a CDS encoding transketolase, whose product is MEKNIKKLEKIARKVRRDIIEMIFEANSGHPGGSLSCVDILTTLYFSELNINPEKPKDENRDRFVLSKGHAAPALYSILANRGYFDEKLLKTLRQYGSILQGHPDMKKVPGIDMSTGSLGQGLSVANGMALAGKVSNKDYRVYIIMGDGEQQEGQIWEAAMTSAHYKLNNLCAFIDLNNLQIDGEVDKVMGIEPIVDKWKAFGWNVLQIDGHNFQQIFDALEKAKKEKEKPTVIVAKTVKGKGVSFMENVCGFHGTAPTLEEKNRAIAELLD